Proteins from one Uloborus diversus isolate 005 unplaced genomic scaffold, Udiv.v.3.1 scaffold_873, whole genome shotgun sequence genomic window:
- the LOC129233984 gene encoding nucleolin-like: APWEEDPSPPPSPDDDDTSSMEDDASTSMEVDDDDDDDDDDDDDDDDDDDGGEAPALLDVPGAQSPRVSGAPTSRRRMWGATTSRRQSGIFNPPFAPSDSPAPEGGRTEDAAPDTPVCPVIITVTQPTPPEEGFTEQNGAQEEEVDEQREPDDDDPGRDGSTDAALHADPADPPPDDDDDEDDSSPPSPPPPPPSSGLGARGTRVRRQVQLYQAPADSLRRRPRLPPPSRRPRRRGDVRDIRRVRPSPSPPSSD, encoded by the coding sequence ACGCTCCCTGGGAGGAAGATCCCAGCCCACCCCCCAGCCCCGATGACGACGACACCTCCTCCATGGAGGACGATGCCTCCACCTCCATGGAGGTggacgatgatgatgatgatgacgatgatgatgatgatgacgatGATGATGACGACGACGGCGGAGAAGCCCCCGCTCTCCTGGACGTGCCCGGAGCCCAAAGTCCAAGGGTTTCCGGGGCCCCAACTTCAAGACGTCGAATGTGGGGAGCCACCACGTCCAGGAGGCAGTCAGGTATTTTTAACCCTCCTTTTGCTCCATCAGACTCCCCAGCGCCGGAAGGAGGCCGCACAGAGGACGCAGCCCCTGACACGCCCGTCTGCCCGGTGATCATCACGGTGACTCAACCGACTCCGCCCGAGGAGGGATTTACCGAGCAGAACGGGGCTCAGGAGGAGGAGGTGGATGAGCAGCGCGAGCCGGACGACGACGACCCAGGGAGGGACGGATCAACGGACGCTGCCCTGCACGCCGATCCCGCGGACCCCCCGCCCGACGACGACGACGACGAGGACGACTCGTCTCCACCGAGTCCTCCCCCGCCGCCGCCTTCGTCGGGCTTGGGGGCCCGAGGGACCCGCGTGCGCCGGCAGGTGCAACTTTACCAGGCGCCCGCCGACTCCCTGCGCCGCCGCCCCCGGCTCCCGCCTCCCAGCCGCCGCCCCCGCCGTCGTGGAGACGTGCGGGATATCCGCAGGGTGCGGCCCTCCCCGAGTCCGCCTTCCAGCGACTGA